The sequence below is a genomic window from Polynucleobacter sp. MWH-UH19D.
TGTGGGTACTGACGGTAATAACTTCATTGAAGGTGGCCGTGGTAACGATACCTTAGTTGGTGGCGGTGGCTTTGACGTTCTGGGCTTGGGTGGTAACTCTAGCTATGGCTTAACGGTTGACCTGGGCGCAATGCGTTTGGCTGATAACACGGTGGTGAGCATGGACTGGAGTAAATACCAGTCGCAAAATACTGCGCTAGTAATCAACTTGGCAAGCTTAAGTACTGCTGCTAATAGTTATTACGATGGCACTACCCATAGCGCTGGCACCTTTACCAATAATGGTGGCAATGGTCTTGGCACGATTACCGTCTGGGGCTTTGAAGGTATTGGGCTGTCTGAGAACAATGACACGCTTTATGGCACCACCGGTAATGATTTTGTGCAAGGCTTTAATGGTAACGACTTGATGTTCGGTGGCGATGGCAATGACATCTTGTATGGTGATGCCCAAACTACTGGAATGCTCGCTGGTACTGATGGTGCGCATGATCAGGATACGATTTATGGCGGCTATGGAAACGACACCTTGTATGCTGGTGCTGGGGCTAGCACGCTACTTGGTGAGAGTGGTGACGATAGCCTAGTCGGTGCGTATGGTGGTGATACTTTGCTAGGCGGTGATGGCAATGATTACCTTAATGGCGCCGAAGGCAACGATGTACTCAATGGTGGCACGGGTTACGATAATCTGTATGGTGGTGCTGGTAACGACGTCCTCATTGGCGGCGGTTCGTTTGATCAGCTCTATGGCGGTGCAGGTAATGACACTTACCTGTATACCGGCAATGAGAATATTGGTGAGAACTATAACGAAGGCATCGATACAGTATTGGTAACTGCTGGTACCTATTACATGGGTGGCAATATTGAAAATGCCGCGCTTGCCAATATGCCAGGAGCTACGCCAAACCTGATGGCCTTACCTAGCAATCTGTATGGCAATGAGCAAGATAACGTGCTTTTGGGTAATACCGGCGATAACCAGTTATCTGGTAATGGCGGTAGTGACACGATTGCTGGTTATGGTGGCGAAGACACCATTTATGGTGGCTACGGTAATGACTTATTTGCCCTGACGCTTGACCCAACCCATAGCATTGACCCATCAACCTTGAACGGTTTTGGCGGCACGATCATGGACTTTAACCGCTATGGTGAGAATGATCACTTCTTGCTTAACTTTATAGCGGGTGGTTCTGGTAATACAGGCTTCCACTATCAACTCAACGTCGGTTATGGAGCTAGCTTTATTAATGGCTCAGCCCAAAGTGATGGCACGCCAGAAGCCATGATTACCTATGATCCAGGATCTGGTTTATTGCAAATTGAGTTCCAGCATGAAACCAGTAGCGGTAGTGGTCAGTGGACCTATGCTGGCGATAACGGTAACACCAACTTATCCTTTATCGTCAATGGTGCCAATGATTACACAGCAGCAACGAATATTAGTGCAGCGAGCTTTACGATCGATCCAAGCATCGATCTAACGCACCCCATGCAAGATCCAAACTCGTACTGGGGAACGCATCAGGTGTGATGATCTATTAAGGTACTAAACTCAAAAATAAATACTCAAAGAAGATAATCAGGTGAACAACACCTTGTAATAAGGTAGTTCTACCAATCGCCAGCGTTAAACCCCCAATAAAGAAGGTCAAATACATTAGGGTGATATTTAAGCTGCTAATTCCCAAGCTAAGCGGTAGGTTAAAGAAAATTGCAATGGCAGCAATCGTTGGAATGGATAGTCCAATACTGGCTAGGGCGGAACCTAAGGCTAGGTTTAGGCTGCTTTGAAGGCGGTTGGCTCTTGCTGCTCTTACTGCAGCAAAGCCTTCTGGTAACAGAACTAGCATTGCGATTGCAATACCTACAATCGTTTTTGGCGCGCCTGCAGCTTTGACTCCCGCTTCAATTGCTGGACTTAGAAGTTCCGCTAAGCCAACAACCACAACTAACGACAGAAGCAACAAAACAATGCTAACCATTGTTTTGAGGTTACTTGGTTTTTGGGCATGAACATTCATATCCGTTTTTTTGTCTTCGGCTTTAGGCAGGTAGTAATCGCGATGGCTGATAGTTTGGAAGAATAAGAAAGCAGCATAGAGTACGAATGAGGCAATGCCTGCAAACGCTAGCTGACTTCGAGTGAAGTCTGGGCCCGGCGTGCTGGTTGTTACTATTGGCATTACTAGAATGAAGGTTGCCAATGCAGTAAGAACCGCTAATGCTGAATTTGTGCCTTCATTGCGAAAAGACATTTCATGATGGTGTAAGCCGCCAATGAAGATGCAAAGACCAATTACGCCATTAATCACAATCATTACTGTTGCAAACACGGCATCTCTAGCAATAAATTGCGATCCATCGTGGCCTGAGATCATCATTGAAATAATTAAGGAAACCTCAATAATCGTGACAGCAATCGCTAAAATCAATGCACCATAGGGTTCACCTGTTTTATGGGCAACCACTTCAGCATGATGAACCGCCGATAGAACGCCGCCAATAAGAGCGAACGCCATCAATGCGATAAACCAAGTTTGACCATTAAGTTGACTGAGTAAAGTTGCCATAGAAAATATTATTAAGGGTAATAAGTAATTAATCTAAAAAATGCTAGCCCATTAAATTAAGCGGACATTTTGAAAAGCAATTAATATGACTTCATTATCCAACGATTAGTTCGTTTTATTAAGATTTCTAGATATTGACAGAAAATGAAAGCAATCATTCTTTTTGGCCATGGGGCTCGTGATATTCGCTGGCGTGAACCTTTTGACCGTTTGGCTGCTTTGTGGCGTTCGCAGCATCCCGATACGCCAGTAGAGTTGGCTTTTTTGGAGATGATGCAACCCTCATTAGAGGAGGCGGTAAGCGCTCTAAGTATTGTTGGCGCCTCTCAAATCATCGTGGTTCCGGTATTTTTTGGCCAAGGCGGTCACTTGCGCAATGACTTTCCAGCTCTGCTAGCTGCTTGTCAAGAAAAGTATCCCGAGATTATCTTAAGCGCGACGAATGCTGTTGGCGATGATTTGGCTGTCTTGCAGGCCATCGTGGATTTTGGAGGTAGGGCCCTCCGATTTTTCTAATGCATGACCAATCATGATTAGAGCTGGAGAGGTGTTGTCAAACCAATCATCCGCATAACCAGCTGCAAGTTTTTCTAGGGTGCTAGACCACAAACGCTCACGACTGGTGCTGACAGCCTCCAGGATGTGGACTGGTGTGTTATTGCCGTGAAAAGACGCATTATTTACAAGGCTTTGTTCGATTAACTGCTTTGCAATTTTGGCTGCATCTTTGCGCCCCATGTAATACACCAGAGTATCGGCATGAGGATTGACAATTGGTTGGATTGCGCATTGATTGGAGTTGGGCGCATTCTCGGTAGCTTGCGCTAAAGTAATGAATGCAACGCTTCTGCTAATGCCGCGTAGGGTAAGTGATTGTTGAATGCTTGCCGCCCCTGCTAATGCAGCAGTAATGCCAGGTATCACTTCAACGCTAATACCTTCTTGTTTGAGGACGGAAATTTCTTCATCGGCTCTACCAAAGAGCATCGGATCGCCGCCTTTAAGGCGGACAATAATTTGATGCTTTTTAGCTGCATCCACTAAGCGTTTATTGATAAATTGCTGAGCCGATGAGAGCT
It includes:
- a CDS encoding ionic transporter y4hA, translated to MATLLSQLNGQTWFIALMAFALIGGVLSAVHHAEVVAHKTGEPYGALILAIAVTIIEVSLIISMMISGHDGSQFIARDAVFATVMIVINGVIGLCIFIGGLHHHEMSFRNEGTNSALAVLTALATFILVMPIVTTSTPGPDFTRSQLAFAGIASFVLYAAFLFFQTISHRDYYLPKAEDKKTDMNVHAQKPSNLKTMVSIVLLLLSLVVVVGLAELLSPAIEAGVKAAGAPKTIVGIAIAMLVLLPEGFAAVRAARANRLQSSLNLALGSALASIGLSIPTIAAIAIFFNLPLSLGISSLNITLMYLTFFIGGLTLAIGRTTLLQGVVHLIIFFEYLFLSLVP
- a CDS encoding CbiX/SirB N-terminal domain-containing protein, with the protein product MKAIILFGHGARDIRWREPFDRLAALWRSQHPDTPVELAFLEMMQPSLEEAVSALSIVGASQIIVVPVFFGQGGHLRNDFPALLAACQEKYPEIILSATNAVGDDLAVLQAIVDFGGRALRFF
- the cobA gene encoding uroporphyrinogen-III C-methyltransferase, with protein sequence MTSDFINQTNNALGKVYLVGAGPGAVDLITVRGAKLLEQADIVFYDALVDLEMLELCPQAEKVAVGKRCGKLSSAQQFINKRLVDAAKKHQIIVRLKGGDPMLFGRADEEISVLKQEGISVEVIPGITAALAGAASIQQSLTLRGISRSVAFITLAQATENAPNSNQCAIQPIVNPHADTLVYYMGRKDAAKIAKQLIEQSLVNNASFHGNNTPVHILEAVSTSRERLWSSTLEKLAAGYADDWFDNTSPALIMIGHALEKSEGPTSKIHDGLQDSQIIANSIRRA